From the Acidimicrobiales bacterium genome, one window contains:
- a CDS encoding DUF4232 domain-containing protein has translation MEQRNPLVTQQRVRRMVRHRRRIRRAKVTTLTVLIVVALGAAAFGIDRGVVFAHHLWAEHHRPVAQPVATTTAPTTTTIPGPPRCTTAQLNAYLYNWRITAGTLYEVVAMTDTSAAPCTLAGYVGLSVTAPGGGTLAAPVHDDPTVGSAAGAATAPVPMTSGQRAWFEFTYPVTCTSVLPAGQQSSGTPGECYQGLSLGVVAPQAATPILVAQPLRFTFGTAGFTVGPFGPGTPPSSPPVG, from the coding sequence ATGGAGCAACGCAATCCCCTCGTCACCCAGCAGAGGGTCCGCCGCATGGTGCGCCATCGCCGCCGGATCCGCCGGGCCAAGGTCACCACGCTGACGGTCCTGATCGTCGTCGCGCTCGGTGCCGCCGCGTTCGGGATCGACCGCGGCGTGGTCTTCGCCCACCACCTCTGGGCCGAGCACCATCGGCCGGTGGCGCAGCCGGTGGCGACCACGACCGCCCCGACCACCACGACGATCCCCGGACCGCCGCGCTGCACCACCGCACAGCTCAACGCCTACCTCTACAACTGGCGGATCACTGCGGGAACCCTCTACGAGGTCGTGGCGATGACCGACACATCGGCGGCGCCGTGCACCCTGGCGGGCTACGTCGGCCTGTCGGTGACGGCCCCCGGGGGCGGAACGCTGGCCGCCCCGGTCCACGACGACCCGACCGTCGGCAGCGCGGCGGGGGCGGCGACCGCGCCGGTCCCCATGACCAGCGGGCAGCGGGCCTGGTTCGAGTTCACCTACCCGGTGACCTGTACCTCGGTGCTACCCGCGGGCCAGCAGTCGTCGGGCACCCCGGGCGAGTGCTACCAGGGCCTCTCGCTCGGCGTCGTGGCGCCCCAGGCGGCCACGCCGATCCTGGTCGCCCAACCGCTGCGTTTCACCTTCGGGACCGCCGGGTTCACGGTCGGGCCCTTCGGGCCCGGGACCCCGCCGTCCTCGCCGCCGGTGGGCTAG
- a CDS encoding ArsA-related P-loop ATPase has product MATRRGRAPDHRGASLDGLLASKEIVVACGPGGVGKTTTAAAAAAMAAARIGGKVLVLTVDPARRLANALGLEGIGNTERRVPDAAFVDAGVKPIGELWAAMLDTKESWDALVRLHAPDERTRDEILSNPLYRNISGRFVQSHDYIAMERLFEIHAEGTYDLIVVDTPPTRNALDFLDAPERMAEFFSSRLLRWLIVPYRSKLVNLASRPFYQVADRILGTQFLEDIAQFFILFQSMYGGFVERARAVHRLMADRRTSFIVVSTLEAVPLREAEFFAQALVDRRLHLGAIVLNKVLPDYLRDPTGLVVAQSVRDRADELAAALAPEVGGGDVDQIRRVLTEIGQSYLDYRIVAQREDEQRSELATVPESLVSVPYFETDVYDLAGLLRLGAQLWGPEIA; this is encoded by the coding sequence ATGGCGACGCGCCGGGGGAGGGCGCCCGACCATCGGGGGGCGTCGCTCGACGGCCTGCTGGCCTCGAAGGAGATCGTGGTGGCCTGCGGGCCCGGTGGTGTCGGCAAGACGACGACGGCGGCGGCGGCGGCGGCCATGGCGGCCGCCCGGATCGGCGGGAAGGTGCTGGTGCTCACCGTCGACCCCGCTCGGCGGCTGGCGAACGCCCTCGGCCTCGAGGGCATCGGCAACACCGAGCGCCGGGTGCCCGACGCCGCCTTCGTGGACGCCGGCGTGAAGCCGATAGGCGAGCTGTGGGCGGCGATGCTCGACACCAAGGAGTCGTGGGACGCGCTGGTCCGCCTGCACGCGCCGGACGAGCGGACCCGTGACGAGATCCTGTCGAACCCCCTCTACCGCAACATCTCGGGGCGCTTCGTCCAGAGCCACGACTACATCGCCATGGAGCGGCTGTTCGAGATCCACGCCGAGGGGACCTACGACCTCATCGTCGTGGACACGCCCCCGACGCGCAACGCCCTCGACTTCCTCGACGCACCCGAGCGCATGGCGGAGTTCTTCTCGAGCCGACTGCTGCGATGGCTCATCGTGCCGTACCGGTCCAAGCTCGTGAACCTGGCGTCGAGGCCCTTCTACCAGGTCGCCGACCGGATCCTCGGGACGCAGTTCCTCGAGGACATCGCCCAGTTCTTCATCCTCTTCCAGTCCATGTACGGCGGTTTCGTCGAGCGGGCGCGCGCCGTGCACCGGCTCATGGCCGACCGCCGGACGTCGTTCATCGTGGTGTCGACGCTCGAAGCCGTCCCGCTGCGCGAAGCGGAGTTCTTCGCGCAGGCCCTCGTCGACCGGCGCCTGCACCTCGGGGCCATCGTCCTCAACAAGGTGCTGCCCGACTACCTGCGCGACCCGACCGGTCTGGTCGTGGCGCAGAGCGTGCGCGATCGGGCCGACGAGCTCGCCGCCGCACTGGCGCCCGAGGTGGGCGGGGGCGACGTCGACCAGATCCGGCGCGTCCTCACCGAGATCGGCCAGAGCTACCTCGACTACCGCATCGTGGCCCAGCGCGAGGACGAGCAGCGGTCCGAGCTGGCCACGGTGCCCGAGTCGCTCGTCAGCGTCCCCTACTTCGAGACCGACGTCTACGACCTCGCCGGCCTGCTGCGCCTGGGTGCGCAGCTGTGGGGGCCGGAGATCGCGTGA